GCTGAACCTCACCGACGTCGAGCGCAAGCACCTGCGGTCCCTGGCCGACCCCGGATCCCGTCGCGGCAGCTGGGACCGCCCGCAGCAGCCGGAACCGGGGCTGCTGCGCGTGATGACCGCACTGGACCACCTGCCGGCACTCCTGCTGGGACGGCGCTCCGACGTCCTGGCCACCAACGCACTGCTCGCGGAGACTCTGGGGGTGACGTTCGAAGCGGGAACGTCCTTCGTGCGGTGGCTCCTGCTCGACGAAGCCGCCCGCGCGCGCATCGTCAACTGGACCGACTACGCGCGTGCCGCCGTGGGCGCGCTGCGCTACGAGCTCGGCAGGTACCCGCACGACCGGGCGCTCGCCGCGCTGATCAAGGACCTGCGCGCCCGGGACCCCGACGTCGATCGCTGGTGGCACGACCAGGGGGTCACCGACCGCACCTCGGTCACCAAGCGCATCGCCCACCCGACCGGCGGGCCGCTCGAGTTCGGCGTCGAAGCGGTGACCCTCCCCCAGAGCTCCGACCAGCAACTGGTGATCTACACGGTCGAGCCCGATTCGCCCACCGCGCGCGTGCTCCCCCTCATGCACAGCAGCGCGCTGCAAGCCGCCCGTGGATGAGGCACCGCGGCGGCCTTCCCCGCGTCTGCGGATGCGAGCTTCGTCAGCGGTGCGGGCTGCCGCGGCTGAGCGAGGTCAGGCGACCCGCGGCGGGGTGACGCCGTCGTACCAGTTCGGGATCGCCCCCATTTCTTCGGAGCGCGCCCCGTGGACACGGATCGTGTCGAGGTCGGCCAGCTGGTCGGGGCTCAGCGCTGCGGCGAAGTACTCAAGCTGCGCCTGGACTGCATCGGCCGCTACCACGGCCTGCCGATGCTCTGGCACGACCAGACCAAGGTCGGCAACTACAACGAGGCGATCCGCATCCCGGAAGTCCTCTACGCCCGGCTCGACAAACGACGGACCAAGTCGTTGCGCTTGTTCGAAAACAACAACGGCTACCAGCCGAGCCCTGAGCAGCGAGAGGCGATGGCACTGTTCCCGACCAAGGCCCGCAACAGGGACGGGGCTCGGTCGGTCTCCTACACGTTCTTCAACGGCCATTTCAAGCTCTGGGTGATCGGGCTGGCACTCGGATCCGCCGTCCCGCACCAGGCCCGGCATACGCTGGCGACGAACCTCCTGCGCGCCGGCGCCAGCCTCGCCCACATCCGCCGATACCTGGGCCAGGTCAGCGACCGCATGGCCGAGCATTACACCAAGGTCGCCCACTCCGACCTCGAAGACGTGCTGAACGCCGTCTGGGTCGCCGGGCCCGGCTCCACAAACCCCGGCGAACTCCTTGCCGGTGCTTCCAAGCCCCTGAAACGCGAGGAAGCGCTCGCGCTCGCCCTGGACCTCTCCCGCCGCAGCACCCCGGCCGACGGCGGCTTCTGCACCTTCCAGCCCGTCGTCAACGGGGCCGCCTGCCCCTGGAAACTCGACTGCGAAAACTGCGACAAGTTCGTCCTCTCCGGCGCAGACCTGCTCTACTGGCGCCGCAAACAGGAGCAATGGCGCTCGATCGCCGAACGAGCGCCCGACGACGCCACCGCGAACTATCTGCACCAGGTCTTCGAGCCGACCGCCCGCGCGATCGAGGGCCTGGAGAAGGCGCTGGCCAGTCTCGGGCTCCTCGACGAGGCCCTCGCCCTTGACCTGCGCCGGCCGCAGGACTACTTCCACCGCATCTGGAGCACCAACTTCCGCGCCAACGACCTGGCCGACCTCGACTGCACCGATCCGATCGAGGACGAACAGGCATGAGCGCCTCGACCACCAGGACGCAGACCGCGGCCGCCAACCATGCTCGGCACAGCACGGTCCAGGCGATGCTCGACCGGATCCGCACGACGTCAGGCCGTACGGTCCGCGACCACAGGAAGGTCACCTTCGCGGCCGTTGCCCGCGACGCCGGCGTCTCCCGGACGTTCCTCGGCCTGCGCCAAGGCGACTTCGACGCGGACAACTTGGTCCACATAGGACCGATCTTCGAAGACCGCCCGCATCTCGGCTGTCCCGAACAAGTCCCGGAACAAGAAGAGTCGAAAACGGTGCTGCCGGTCATCGGCCGCTCTCCCCGGACTGAGGAGTACCCATGTGGATGGCGATGTACTTCTGCTCCAGGTATTCGTCGATCCCGGTGTTGCCACCCTCCCGGCCGATGCCGGACTGCTTCATGCCCCCGAAGGGCGCGCTCGGGTCGGACACGTAGCCGCGGTTGAGACCCACCATGCCCGTCTCGAGCCGAGTGCCGGAACTTCGTGAAACCACGGTGGTGTCCGGTCGGAGTCCAGGAACCAGACAGGTAGCCAGCCGGCCCGGAAAGACTTCGTAGTCCGCGACTTGGCCAGCTGCGACTGCAGCTGCGAATGCTGGACCTCGATACCCGTTCGGCGAGGACCGTCGATCGCCACGTCTAGGATCGTGCCGGCCCCAGTCCGCACCTCCTGTGACGTTCGGTAACCGGCATCCTCGGCAGCCCGCTGCCAATAGTCCTTCTGGCGTCGGCGCTCTGGCGACTCCACGGCGATTTCGTGGGTTTGCGTGCACTCGCTCCCTCGGAAATGCACCGCAGCGTAGCGGCCGTTCTTGAGCCGGACGAACATCTCGGCTCCCTCGTCCTCAAGCGAAGCCCGCTGACAGAGCAAGGTCCGGTGGCCGCGCTTGATTGTGTATTGCAGCGAGCTGATCAGCGCGAAGTCACGCTCGGTGAGCTTGGTCAGGTCGAGCAGCCGATTCTGCGGCGTGTACAGCACCAAGGTCGACATCCGACGCCTCCCCGATGGCTACCCACGGACAAAGGTCGACCACTTACAGTGCAACACGGGTGGTACGAGCGGCAATGCGGCCATTCGAGTGCAGATCAGCCTCAAACTCGTCACCGGTGCCGGGCGACTGCGTTCTGCCCTCGACCCGAACTCGCCTCAAGCACCGAGGTGCACGATGATCAATATCGCCCGTAGAGCCGCTGTTACTGGCCGGGGGCCGGCTCCAGCGCGCCCTGCGAGTCGTGGAGCGCCGCGGCTGAGTCTTGGAGGCCGATGTGACGGGTCTCGGGGGTGAGTACCGCGCCGTGACTGGTGACCACGCGGAGATAGCTGCAACCGTCACCGGGACGAATGGCACGGTGTTCGTCAAGGCGGCCGACACCGATTTCGGTGTCCGGAACTATACGAGCTTCCGCTTCTCGCAATGCTTGCAAGACAACGGAATCCGGCCGTCCATGGGGTCGATTGGCGATTCCTACGACAACGCGTTGATGGAGAACTTCTGGTCCACGCTGAAGATCGAGCTGGTCTACCGCACGAGCTGGCGGACCCGCGACGAAGCCGAGAACGCGATCTTCGAATACATCGACGCTTGGTACAACACCCGCCGCATCCAGAAAGAACTCGGCTACCTCAGCCCGGACGAATTCGAGACCACCTGGCACGCCTGCACCGAGCCAGATAACCTCACCCCTGCTCCGACCGGAGGCAGGTAACCACCGCTCCGCCAAAGCGGGGGGAACTCAGGTCCGGTGTCGTCGCCTCGCCGTGGTTACCCGTCCGACCTGACCGATGCGCGTTGGGCGCTCATCGCCGACCTGCTACCCCGAGCCGCGCGCTGGACCGAACTGGTCAGTTCCGGTGCGTCAGCCGGCCAGCCGGTTGAGTTTGCGGATCTGCTTGTCGAAGCTCCGGGCGGGAATGATGCGGCGTAGTGTGCTCACGCGTCCGGCGGTCGGGCCGGCGGTGTAGCGCAGCTTCGGTTTCGGGTCGGTGGCGGCCGAGACGACTGCCTTGGCCACGATGGCGGGATCGTCACCGTCTTTGATCGCCGCCGCCATCATGTCGTCGAAGATGTGCCGTTGCTGCGCGTAGACCGGCAGAGGGCTGTCGGCCCGCAGGCTGTTCGCCTCGAACTCGGTGTTGGTGTAGGCGGGCTGGACGAGCAGGACCCGGACGTCGTGCTCGCGGACCTCGTGGTCCAGGGACTCGGAGTAGCCCTCGATCGCGTGCTTGGACGCGGCGTAGCTGGCCATGTAAGGAGCGGGGAGGAACCCGAGCACGGAGGAGATATTGATGATGCGGCCTCCTCCCTGCGCCCGCATGCGTGGCAGGACGGCCTTGGTCATGCGGATGAGTCCGAAGACGTTGACGTCGAACAGCCTCTGGTCCTGAGCCAGGGAACTTTCCTCGGCGGCTCCCGCTGCGCCGAGACCGGCGTTGTTGACCAGGACGTCGATTCGTCCGGACTGCTCGATCACCTGTTGGACCACGGTGGTGACTGACTCGGTGCTGGTCACGTCGAGGTCGAGGAACGTCACGCCGCCGCTCGGGGCGACCCGAGAGGTGTCTCGGCTCGTGCCGACCACGGTGAAGCCCGCCGCCACGAGCGCGAGCGCGGCCGCCTTGCCGATGCCCGAGGAGGCGCCCGTCACGAGCGCTACCTGCCGAGTTGTTGCCATCACAGGCTCCTGAATCTATTGGATTATGATCATACGACCATAACCTGAGACGCAAGCAGAGAGCAAGGGTCTCGCCGGAATTAGATTCGGTCGTACTGTCAAAGAGTGAGTGCAGGCCGGCGGACAGGCCGCTGGCTCGTCCTGAACGAGGGGCTTTGTGCGGTACGACAAGGAGCACAAGGTTGTGACCCGTCGGTGGATCATCGAGACGGCCGGACGCCGGTTCAGGGCGGGACCCCTTCAGCGACGCCTTCGGTCCGCACGAGAAGACCCGCCTCGGTGAGCTCGAACGGAAGCAGGCGCCGAACACGGTCGTCGGCTGAGCCCAGGGCAGTGACGTCCTTTGGGCTGAGTCTTCCCTCAGCTCATAAAGGTGAGGCCGTTCTCGATCCCGTGCTCAAGGACTTCATCGGAGAACTTACGGTCGGACAGGGCGCGGGACAGCTGCAACGTCCCCACCATCATGGTGAACAGCCCGATGGCCTTGCCGCGAGCGGACTGCGGATCCGCAGGTTCCAGGCGGGCGGCGATCTCCTCCACGATGGACTTCACGCCGTCGGCGTATGCCTGTTTGGTCGCCTCCCCGCAGCGGCCGATCTCGTCGAGGAGAGCGGCGGAGGGGCATCCAAGGCTGGGGTTGTCCCGGTGCTCGACCGACAGATAGGCGTGAAGGAGATCCTCGAGTCCCGGGCGGCCGGGCCGCAGAGTGTCGAACGGCGCTAGTTGCATACGCAGTTCCTCCGCGACAACGGTGGCGACAAGGTCGTCCTTGGAGGCGAAGTGGGCGTAAAAGGCTCCGTTGGTCAGCCCGGCATCCGACATCAGCGTGGCAACGCCCGAGCCATCGATGCCGTCGGCTTTGAACCGATGCCCGGCCTTCTCGATGATCCGCTGCCGCGTCACCTGCTTGTGCTCCTTGGCGTAGCGCACCACGAGCTTCCTCCATTCGCTCCGTAGGGCCATTGCCTCGCGCCCAAGCCCAGCCTGTTGACTGACGTACATAATACCATGGTTGGCCGCCTTCGAGGGGCCTCGGTAGCACGGCCGAAAATCCAACAGACCTACCTTTGACCTGCAGGAATACAGCGTGCCCCGCCGCCTGCGTGACCCTGTTCATCGAAGAGTCTGCGTAGGTCAGCAGCAATATCGTGGGATTCACGGCCGTTGTTACCGGGACCCCAGGGACTGTCCCAAGATCGGTGTTTCCGGCCCGACACGCCGGGCTGAGGTCCGGCGAGATGGGCACTGTGAGTGATGACATCGGAGCTTGTGAGTCCACGCAAGAGTGAGTCGAAGCCGGCGCGGGAGCTGTCGCCGGAGCAGGCCGCCGCGGCGGCGATGGTGGCCGAGGCGAAGGCCCGCGGGCTGGCGTTGACCGGCCCGGGCGGGTTGCTGAAGCTGTTCACCAAGAACGTGCTGGAAACCGCGCTCAACGAGGAAATGACCGAGCACCTCGGGCACGAGAAGAACCAGGCCGACCCGGATCGCGAGTCGGCGAACGTGCGCAACGGCACCCGGCCGAAAACGGTGATCTCGGACGCCGCGGGCGAGGTTGGGATCAACGTGCCGCGAGACCGGGAGGGCACGTTCGAGCCGCAGATCGTGAAGAAGCGGCAGCGTCGACTCACCGAAGTGGATGAGATCGTGCTGTCGTTGTATGCGAAAGGGATGACGACGGGGGATATCTCGGCGCATTTCGCCGAGATCTACGGGTCCTCGGTCAGCAAGGAAACGATCTCACGGATCACCGACAAGGTCGTCGCCGAGATGAATGACTGGGCCAGCCGCCCGCTCGACCCGGTGTACGTGGCCGTGTTCATCGACGCTATCCACGTCAAGGTCCGTGATGGGCAGGTCGCCAACCGGCCCGTCTACGCCGCCATCGGCGTCACCGTGGACGGTCACAAGGACGTCCTGGGGCTGTGGATGGGCACCGGCGGCGAGGGCGCGAAGTTCTGGATGAGCGTGCTGATCGACCTGAAGAACCGCGGCGTGACCGACGTGTTCTTCCTCGTCTGCGACGGCCTCAAAGGGCTGCCCGATGCCGTAACGAACGTCTGGCCGAAAACTGTTGTGCAAACCTGCATCGTGCACTTGATCCGGAATACGTTCCGGCTTGTGTCCCGCCGGGACTGGGACGCGGTGAAACGCGACATCAAACCCATCTACACCGCATCCAGTCCGGACGCTGCGGTGGCTGCTCTCGACGAATTTGAAGAGAAATGGGGCGCGAAGCATTCAGCGGTGATTCGTTTATGGCGCAACGCTTGGGATGAGTTCACGCCGTTCCTCGCCTACGACGTCGAGATCCGGACGATGATCTGCTCCACGAACGCGATCGAATCGCTGAATGCCCGTTATCGGCGGGCGATCCGCGCGCGGGGGCATTTCCCGACTGAGCAGGCCGCGATGAAGTGCCTGTATCTTGTGACTCGCAGCCTGGACCCGACCGGGACAGGCCGCGCTCGATGGACGATGCGGTGGAAGCCAGTGATCAACGCGTTCGCCATCACCTTCGGTGACCGCTGGCCGGGAGCCGAAACCTACTGATCAACAACGCCGGAAACACCGATCACGGGATAGACCCGGACCCCATCTTGGTCGGCGAGCATCTTCACGGCGGCGTCCGTCTCGGCCAGGCGCGGTAGACCGAGGGCCGTGCTTTCTAGGACAGTTTGCGTTTGAGGATCTTCCCGGTGGAGGTCATGGGCAGGGCGTCGACGAACTCGACGATGCGCGGGTACTTGTAGCCGGCGAACTGCTCCTTTCCCCAGGCTGTCAGCTCGGCCTCAGTCGTACAGTCGCCGGCCTTCTTGACGACGACGGCCTTGATCTCTTCCCCGTGACTCAGGTGTGGAACTCCGATGACGGCGACCAGGGAGACTGCGGGGTGCTCCATGAGCACCTCCTCGAGCTCGCGCGGGTAGACGGTGAAACCGCCGCGAATGATCATGTCCTTGGATCGATCGACGATGAAGTAGAAGCCGTCCGCGTCCTTGCGAGCCAGATCTCCGGTGCGGAACCATCCTTGGTTGATGGCCTCCGACGTCGCCTCGGGGCGCTTGTAGTAGCCCTGCATGACGTTATGGCCCTTGATCGCGATCTCCCCGACCGCGCCGGGAGTGTCGTCCAGATCGGACCAGTCATCGTTGATGAGCTCCATCCGGACCCCGGCGATGGGCCGGCCGATCGATCCGACCCGGGGCTCCTCGCCGTACTTGGCGAATGATGCGACCGGCGAGGTTTCCGAGAGCCCGTAGCCCTCGAGGATCGTCACGCCGAAACGTTTCCTGAACTCTTGGTGGATCTTGGCCGGGAGCGCCGACCCACCGGACACGGCGATGCGGAGCTTGGCGACGAGCCGGGCAACGTCAACGCTGTCGTCGAGTGCCTCGAGCAGTCCCCAGTACATGGTCGGTACGCCGCCGAAAAAGGCTACGCCATGCTCGAGCATGAGCTGGAGGGCTTCGCGGGCGGAGAACCTCGGTTGCAGGACGAGGGTTCCGCCGAAGGCGATGGCGCCGTTCTGGATGACCACCTGGCCGAAGGAATGGAAGAGCGGAAGGACGCACAGGTAGACGTCGAGTGCCGCGGGGTCGGGCTCGAAGAGCCGGACACCGGCTTGGACGTTGTCGTACACGTTGCGGTGTCTGAGTTCTGCGCCCTTGGGCTGTCCGGCGGTGCCGGAGGTGTAGAGGATGACCGCGGTGTCGTCGTCGGCACGCTCGACCGTC
This window of the Amycolatopsis balhimycina FH 1894 genome carries:
- a CDS encoding helix-turn-helix transcriptional regulator translates to MALGAFLRSRRDRLTPAQAGLHPVPGLRRVPGLRKEEVAGLAGISPDHYSRLEQGRQRTLSDDLCEALALALNLTDVERKHLRSLADPGSRRGSWDRPQQPEPGLLRVMTALDHLPALLLGRRSDVLATNALLAETLGVTFEAGTSFVRWLLLDEAARARIVNWTDYARAAVGALRYELGRYPHDRALAALIKDLRARDPDVDRWWHDQGVTDRTSVTKRIAHPTGGPLEFGVEAVTLPQSSDQQLVIYTVEPDSPTARVLPLMHSSALQAARG
- a CDS encoding site-specific integrase; the encoded protein is MVGAQRCGEVLKLRLDCIGRYHGLPMLWHDQTKVGNYNEAIRIPEVLYARLDKRRTKSLRLFENNNGYQPSPEQREAMALFPTKARNRDGARSVSYTFFNGHFKLWVIGLALGSAVPHQARHTLATNLLRAGASLAHIRRYLGQVSDRMAEHYTKVAHSDLEDVLNAVWVAGPGSTNPGELLAGASKPLKREEALALALDLSRRSTPADGGFCTFQPVVNGAACPWKLDCENCDKFVLSGADLLYWRRKQEQWRSIAERAPDDATANYLHQVFEPTARAIEGLEKALASLGLLDEALALDLRRPQDYFHRIWSTNFRANDLADLDCTDPIEDEQA
- a CDS encoding IS3 family transposase; the protein is MTGLGGEYRAVTGDHAEIAATVTGTNGTVFVKAADTDFGVRNYTSFRFSQCLQDNGIRPSMGSIGDSYDNALMENFWSTLKIELVYRTSWRTRDEAENAIFEYIDAWYNTRRIQKELGYLSPDEFETTWHACTEPDNLTPAPTGGR
- a CDS encoding oxidoreductase yields the protein MATTRQVALVTGASSGIGKAAALALVAAGFTVVGTSRDTSRVAPSGGVTFLDLDVTSTESVTTVVQQVIEQSGRIDVLVNNAGLGAAGAAEESSLAQDQRLFDVNVFGLIRMTKAVLPRMRAQGGGRIINISSVLGFLPAPYMASYAASKHAIEGYSESLDHEVREHDVRVLLVQPAYTNTEFEANSLRADSPLPVYAQQRHIFDDMMAAAIKDGDDPAIVAKAVVSAATDPKPKLRYTAGPTAGRVSTLRRIIPARSFDKQIRKLNRLAG
- a CDS encoding TetR/AcrR family transcriptional regulator, with product MVRYAKEHKQVTRQRIIEKAGHRFKADGIDGSGVATLMSDAGLTNGAFYAHFASKDDLVATVVAEELRMQLAPFDTLRPGRPGLEDLLHAYLSVEHRDNPSLGCPSAALLDEIGRCGEATKQAYADGVKSIVEEIAARLEPADPQSARGKAIGLFTMMVGTLQLSRALSDRKFSDEVLEHGIENGLTFMS
- a CDS encoding IS256 family transposase, whose translation is MTSELVSPRKSESKPARELSPEQAAAAAMVAEAKARGLALTGPGGLLKLFTKNVLETALNEEMTEHLGHEKNQADPDRESANVRNGTRPKTVISDAAGEVGINVPRDREGTFEPQIVKKRQRRLTEVDEIVLSLYAKGMTTGDISAHFAEIYGSSVSKETISRITDKVVAEMNDWASRPLDPVYVAVFIDAIHVKVRDGQVANRPVYAAIGVTVDGHKDVLGLWMGTGGEGAKFWMSVLIDLKNRGVTDVFFLVCDGLKGLPDAVTNVWPKTVVQTCIVHLIRNTFRLVSRRDWDAVKRDIKPIYTASSPDAAVAALDEFEEKWGAKHSAVIRLWRNAWDEFTPFLAYDVEIRTMICSTNAIESLNARYRRAIRARGHFPTEQAAMKCLYLVTRSLDPTGTGRARWTMRWKPVINAFAITFGDRWPGAETY
- a CDS encoding long-chain-fatty-acid--CoA ligase, coding for MLTSTASRYPARTAIVFGGDQISYAELDAASNRVANLLIEHGVRVGDNVALSCPNIPQFTPIYFGILKAGAVVVPLNVLLKAREIAYHLNDSDATAYFAFEGSSELPIGREAWSGFQAADRATQFFLIGSGASVDGLIPDQIYAAAVAGQPETFETVERADDDTAVILYTSGTAGQPKGAELRHRNVYDNVQAGVRLFEPDPAALDVYLCVLPLFHSFGQVVIQNGAIAFGGTLVLQPRFSAREALQLMLEHGVAFFGGVPTMYWGLLEALDDSVDVARLVAKLRIAVSGGSALPAKIHQEFRKRFGVTILEGYGLSETSPVASFAKYGEEPRVGSIGRPIAGVRMELINDDWSDLDDTPGAVGEIAIKGHNVMQGYYKRPEATSEAINQGWFRTGDLARKDADGFYFIVDRSKDMIIRGGFTVYPRELEEVLMEHPAVSLVAVIGVPHLSHGEEIKAVVVKKAGDCTTEAELTAWGKEQFAGYKYPRIVEFVDALPMTSTGKILKRKLS